One Bacillota bacterium DNA segment encodes these proteins:
- a CDS encoding zinc-binding dehydrogenase has product METVAAILEKTGQPLVLAELKIPKLKTGQVLVKVVFSGVCHTQVLECRGYRGADRYLPHCLGHEGSGIVQDVGPGVAKVKSGDRVVLSWIKGTGSDAGGTVYKWVDRNVNAGPVTTFSRYSIVSENRLTVIPGDIPMREAALLGCAIPTGMGAVLNTARPRPGQSIAVFGTGGVGLCAVAGAILAGCMPVIAVDVKPDKLLLAKQMGATYCINAGEADPLEEINGVCPDGLDFAIEASGRPEVMKQAFQSVRSQGGVAVIVGNARHGERLELDPRQFNLGKRLFGTWGGDCRPERDFPNYCRLLGSGKLSIQSLLSDVYPLDQINKAIDDLEAGKVVRPLIDMEGF; this is encoded by the coding sequence ATGGAAACAGTAGCCGCAATTTTAGAAAAAACGGGACAACCGCTTGTTCTCGCGGAGCTGAAGATTCCCAAGCTGAAAACCGGGCAGGTGTTGGTTAAGGTAGTTTTTAGCGGCGTATGTCATACACAGGTTTTAGAGTGCCGGGGTTATCGCGGCGCGGATCGGTATCTCCCGCACTGTTTAGGCCATGAAGGAAGTGGTATCGTTCAAGACGTAGGTCCCGGCGTTGCAAAGGTCAAAAGCGGCGATAGGGTGGTCCTATCGTGGATAAAAGGCACCGGATCAGACGCGGGTGGAACTGTTTACAAGTGGGTTGACCGTAATGTCAATGCCGGACCCGTCACTACCTTCAGCCGTTATTCTATAGTTAGCGAAAACCGCCTGACGGTAATTCCCGGGGATATTCCAATGCGGGAGGCAGCATTACTGGGTTGCGCTATCCCTACAGGTATGGGGGCGGTCCTGAACACGGCCAGGCCGAGGCCGGGGCAAAGCATAGCCGTCTTTGGAACCGGCGGAGTAGGTCTTTGCGCTGTTGCAGGGGCAATCCTTGCGGGTTGTATGCCGGTCATTGCCGTTGACGTAAAACCGGATAAGCTTCTTCTCGCCAAGCAGATGGGTGCGACGTATTGTATCAACGCCGGTGAGGCAGACCCTTTGGAAGAAATAAATGGTGTTTGTCCGGACGGCCTTGATTTTGCCATCGAAGCGAGCGGTCGGCCCGAGGTAATGAAGCAGGCCTTTCAAAGCGTCCGCAGTCAAGGAGGTGTTGCCGTTATCGTTGGCAACGCGCGGCACGGAGAGCGGCTTGAGCTCGATCCGAGGCAATTCAACCTTGGCAAGCGGCTTTTCGGTACGTGGGGAGGAGACTGCCGACCGGAGCGGGATTTTCCGAATTATTGCAGACTTCTCGGTTCCGGGAAGCTCAGTATTCAGTCGCTGCTTTCTGATGTCTATCCCTTAGATCAAATCAACAAAGCAATTGATGATTTAGAGGCAGGTAAGGTTGTGCGTCCGCTTATCGACATGGAGGGGTTTTAA
- a CDS encoding LamG-like jellyroll fold domain-containing protein, with amino-acid sequence MTTWKTKVKYSAVVLCIMCAVGVLLYGHHDEQAQAAVDDSYTVSLMHYNSSATADESGKTWTAYGNATVDTTIYKLGSGSLKLDGDGDYLTEANHPDFDFSNGNFTIDFWFRPETVSGGSRIIIEKLEGQTGPGWSVFQYNDQIRFYCDGGAVYFWTGSVLQVGSWKHVAVVRNGSDWRIYIDGVSQASMSSTGTVGVGNNLLIIGARVGGGYPLVGCIDELRVSKGIARWTANFTPPTSEYASAVSAPSAPTGLTATAGDAQVDLSWDTVSGADTYNVKRSTTSGGPYTTIAESVTSTTYTDTGVTNGTTYYYVVSAVNAGGESGNSSEASATPQATGGNKALLVIKMADGTEKEYDLTASELNSFTSWFDNRANGTGPMRYTISKNYNLGPFTSRKDNIIFDKICSFEVKEY; translated from the coding sequence ATGACTACCTGGAAAACAAAAGTCAAGTACTCTGCGGTGGTATTGTGCATTATGTGTGCGGTGGGTGTGCTCTTGTATGGGCATCATGACGAACAAGCCCAAGCGGCGGTTGACGATAGTTATACCGTCTCCTTGATGCACTATAACAGTAGTGCTACAGCGGATGAGTCAGGGAAAACGTGGACCGCGTACGGTAATGCAACTGTTGACACTACAATATATAAGTTGGGCAGCGGTTCGCTAAAGTTAGATGGTGATGGAGATTATTTGACGGAGGCTAATCATCCCGACTTCGATTTTAGCAACGGAAACTTCACAATTGATTTCTGGTTTCGTCCTGAAACGGTATCGGGAGGATCTCGTATAATAATCGAGAAACTTGAAGGCCAAACTGGTCCGGGATGGAGTGTGTTTCAATACAATGATCAAATAAGATTTTATTGTGATGGTGGAGCGGTTTACTTTTGGACGGGGTCGGTTTTACAAGTCGGTTCATGGAAACATGTTGCAGTGGTTCGTAATGGGAGTGATTGGAGAATTTATATTGACGGTGTAAGTCAAGCGTCTATGTCGTCTACTGGAACTGTAGGCGTCGGAAACAATCTACTTATTATTGGTGCAAGAGTTGGGGGAGGTTACCCCTTGGTAGGTTGCATTGATGAATTGAGAGTCTCTAAAGGCATAGCCCGTTGGACAGCCAACTTCACCCCGCCGACATCCGAATACGCTTCTGCCGTTTCCGCTCCTTCCGCCCCGACAGGTCTTACTGCGACGGCAGGTGACGCTCAGGTTGACCTTTCTTGGGATACAGTATCAGGCGCCGACACCTATAACGTTAAGAGATCAACAACATCAGGGGGACCGTACACCACAATAGCCGAAAGCGTTACTTCGACCACCTATACTGATACCGGCGTCACCAATGGAACCACTTACTACTATGTGGTTTCAGCCGTTAATGCCGGCGGGGAAAGCGGCAACTCCAGCGAAGCCTCTGCTACACCACAAGCAACCGGAGGAAACAAAGCTTTGTTGGTAATAAAAATGGCCGATGGTACTGAAAAGGAATATGACCTTACCGCCTCAGAACTTAACTCATTCACTAGTTGGTTTGATAACCGCGCAAATGGCACTGGTCCGATGCGCTATACCATCTCAAAGAACTACAACTTAGGCCCGTTCACAAGTCGGAAGGACAATATCATTTTCGATAAGATTTGTTCTTTTGAGGTTAAAGAATATTGA
- a CDS encoding transketolase C-terminal domain-containing protein, translating into MPWTKLVADQANDRDVSGKAIGERVLSYREAIAEAIDQAMQLDSKVIVLGQGVDRPGFSYDTTAGLSARYGNERVIETPVAEAAMTGVTLGAALAGLRPLLIHMRSDFMLVSMDQIVNHIAHWQRLFGGSVPLVIRTIIARGWGSGAQHAQSLYHLFAGVDGFKIVMPATPYDVKGLFLSAVASPDPVLFFEHRWLYNDKGFVPGKPYMIPLEKAELRAEGEDLTVVAMSITNRYVATVSGDLVSEGITVDWIDLRSVKPLDMDIICRSVYKTGRLLVVENGPISHGIGAEIAARVSENCWDALRAPVLRIGWPGTTVPAGPKLEEMFYPGPAEVKKAVKRLVDQKISKKFFRHA; encoded by the coding sequence ATGCCGTGGACTAAACTGGTAGCGGACCAGGCGAATGACCGGGACGTTTCCGGAAAGGCGATCGGGGAAAGAGTTCTCAGTTACAGAGAAGCGATAGCCGAAGCCATTGATCAAGCCATGCAACTTGATTCAAAGGTCATCGTCCTGGGGCAGGGCGTGGATAGGCCGGGATTTTCTTACGATACGACGGCAGGGTTAAGCGCGCGCTATGGCAACGAACGAGTCATCGAGACCCCGGTCGCCGAGGCCGCCATGACCGGGGTGACTTTGGGAGCCGCACTGGCCGGATTAAGGCCTCTATTGATACATATGCGCAGCGACTTCATGCTGGTGTCGATGGACCAAATAGTAAACCATATCGCTCACTGGCAGCGCTTGTTTGGTGGATCGGTACCTCTGGTCATAAGAACCATAATTGCTCGTGGGTGGGGTTCAGGTGCCCAGCACGCACAAAGCTTATACCATCTTTTTGCGGGGGTTGACGGTTTTAAGATAGTAATGCCTGCAACTCCTTACGACGTAAAAGGACTTTTCTTAAGCGCTGTCGCCTCGCCCGATCCGGTGCTTTTTTTTGAACACCGATGGTTGTATAACGATAAGGGATTCGTCCCGGGAAAACCTTACATGATTCCGTTGGAAAAGGCAGAATTACGCGCAGAGGGGGAAGACCTGACGGTGGTGGCCATGTCCATAACTAACAGATACGTGGCCACGGTGTCGGGCGATCTGGTAAGCGAAGGTATTACTGTAGATTGGATCGATTTGCGTAGTGTTAAGCCACTCGATATGGATATCATTTGTCGTTCCGTCTATAAAACAGGGAGGCTTTTGGTAGTTGAAAACGGACCGATAAGTCACGGTATCGGGGCGGAAATCGCCGCCCGTGTATCCGAAAACTGTTGGGATGCTCTCCGTGCGCCTGTTTTAAGGATCGGGTGGCCTGGGACAACGGTGCCTGCTGGTCCTAAGCTGGAAGAGATGTTCTATCCGGGTCCTGCCGAGGTTAAAAAGGCCGTAAAGAGACTGGTGGATCAAAAGATATCCAAGAAATTCTTCCGACACGCGTAA
- a CDS encoding radical SAM protein → MSDDFRIDSHKLIFHPVRVSQWLQGDDIYPIYVEIAPSGSCNHRCVFCALDYLEYKPVFLDKDLILTNLREMAAKGVRSVMFAGEGEPLINKDTPEIVNKTREIGVDVAMTSNGVLFSKEKAAECLSSFTWVRFSVNAGTPETYQRVHRCRPGDFEKVISNLNSAVEIKLSKGISTTIGVQMLLIPQNFQEVLTLGRILREIGVDYFTIKPYSQHPKSTSFINSAFNYQEHLHLESQLRELETNTFHVIFRSNTMKKLRRAKSYNHCLGFPFWAYIDARANVWACSTYLGDADFCYGSLKEMSFSGIWEGTQRSKVLARIANIDVSKCREVCRLDEINIYLNNLRNPSRHVNFI, encoded by the coding sequence ATGTCGGACGATTTTAGAATTGATTCCCATAAGCTTATTTTTCATCCCGTTCGGGTATCCCAGTGGCTCCAGGGGGATGATATTTACCCAATTTACGTTGAAATTGCACCCTCAGGGAGCTGCAATCACCGATGTGTTTTCTGCGCTCTTGATTATCTGGAGTATAAGCCGGTTTTTCTGGACAAGGACCTGATTTTAACCAACCTAAGGGAGATGGCGGCGAAGGGAGTGAGAAGCGTTATGTTCGCCGGGGAAGGAGAACCCCTGATTAATAAAGACACGCCGGAGATAGTGAACAAAACCAGGGAAATAGGGGTCGATGTCGCCATGACTTCCAACGGGGTTTTGTTTTCGAAAGAAAAAGCGGCGGAGTGTCTAAGTTCGTTTACCTGGGTACGGTTCAGTGTTAACGCCGGGACACCCGAGACCTACCAGCGGGTTCACCGCTGTCGCCCGGGGGATTTCGAAAAAGTTATCTCAAATTTAAATAGCGCCGTTGAAATCAAACTAAGTAAAGGCATTAGTACCACCATAGGTGTTCAAATGCTGTTAATTCCCCAAAATTTCCAAGAGGTTTTGACGCTTGGGAGGATATTAAGGGAAATCGGCGTGGACTATTTTACTATAAAACCATATTCTCAGCATCCTAAAAGCACTAGTTTTATTAATTCAGCCTTTAACTACCAGGAGCACTTACACCTGGAAAGCCAACTGCGTGAATTGGAAACGAACACTTTTCACGTTATTTTCAGATCCAACACCATGAAGAAATTGAGACGGGCAAAATCATATAACCATTGCTTGGGGTTCCCCTTTTGGGCCTATATTGATGCACGTGCAAACGTGTGGGCATGCAGCACGTATTTAGGAGACGCTGATTTTTGCTACGGAAGCTTGAAGGAAATGAGTTTTTCGGGTATTTGGGAGGGGACGCAGCGTTCTAAGGTCCTGGCCAGGATCGCAAACATCGACGTCAGCAAGTGCCGCGAAGTATGCCGTCTGGACGAAATCAATATTTATCTGAACAACCTAAGGAATCCAAGCAGGCATGTGAATTTCATTTAA
- a CDS encoding SDR family oxidoreductase, with the protein MKTIVTGGAGFIGSHLVDRLLADGHEVTVLDNFSTGRPENLAHQRSERRLKVVEADVADLAKILPFFEAADWVFHLAALADIVPSIQSPEKYFHANVDGTFAVLEAARQAGVKRLVYAASSSCYGIPDNYPTPETAEIRPEYPYALTKYLGEQLVMHWGKVFKLPVVSLRFFNVYGPRSRTSGTYGAVFGVFLAQKLAGKPFTVVGDGTQTRDFTYVTDVADAFVTAAGSGITNEIFNVGSGNTYSVNRLVELLGGETTRIPKRPGEPDCTFADVLKIKKRLGWQPRVSFEEGVALVLKNIDYWRSAPVWTPESIAEATQDWFKYLGART; encoded by the coding sequence ATGAAGACGATTGTTACCGGCGGGGCCGGGTTTATCGGTTCGCACCTGGTGGACAGGCTGCTGGCCGACGGGCACGAGGTTACGGTTCTGGACAACTTCAGCACCGGTCGTCCGGAAAACCTGGCGCATCAACGGTCTGAGAGACGTTTAAAGGTTGTTGAGGCTGATGTCGCTGACCTGGCGAAAATCCTGCCTTTTTTTGAAGCGGCGGACTGGGTGTTTCACCTTGCCGCCCTGGCGGACATAGTGCCGTCGATTCAGTCACCGGAAAAATACTTTCACGCCAACGTGGACGGGACGTTTGCGGTCCTGGAAGCCGCCCGGCAGGCGGGGGTCAAGCGCCTTGTTTACGCCGCTTCCTCGTCGTGTTACGGCATTCCCGATAATTACCCCACGCCCGAAACCGCGGAGATCAGGCCGGAATACCCGTACGCTTTGACGAAATACCTCGGCGAGCAGTTGGTGATGCACTGGGGGAAGGTTTTCAAGCTGCCGGTAGTTTCGCTGCGTTTTTTCAACGTCTACGGGCCGCGGTCGCGCACTTCCGGGACATACGGCGCGGTTTTCGGCGTCTTTCTGGCGCAAAAGCTCGCGGGTAAGCCGTTCACGGTGGTGGGTGACGGGACGCAGACCCGCGATTTTACCTATGTTACGGATGTTGCGGACGCTTTTGTTACCGCGGCGGGATCCGGGATAACGAACGAGATCTTCAATGTCGGCAGCGGTAACACTTACTCTGTCAATCGTCTGGTGGAGCTTCTGGGAGGCGAAACGACCCGTATCCCAAAGCGTCCGGGGGAGCCGGACTGTACGTTCGCGGACGTTTTAAAAATTAAGAAACGCCTGGGATGGCAGCCACGGGTTTCTTTTGAAGAGGGAGTAGCGCTGGTGCTTAAAAACATAGACTACTGGCGGTCGGCGCCGGTGTGGACCCCGGAGAGCATCGCGGAGGCTACGCAGGACTGGTTTAAGTATCTGGGTGCGAGAACATGA
- a CDS encoding thiamine pyrophosphate-dependent dehydrogenase E1 component subunit alpha, whose product MDLEKAYELFEKLVAIRLAEEAIVKEYPSQEIRTPVHLYIGQEAVAAGVSICLNDNDFVVSNHRSHGHCLAKGMDLAAFFKELYGKQGGVSGGWGGSMHLCDMNRGIVGTSAIVAGGIPIAAGIALKQKISKQPGVTVVYFGDGAVDEGVFWETLNFAALKKLPILFVMEDNGFACQTPWGDRHAYDDIKPIICGFKIPVLEVDGNDPVMVTEVSGAILESIRNGQGPAFIICKTFRWMAHVGPNDDTSTGYRSPEEVDYWKKRCPIERMATYLNEIDPEFAPSRVEVIKARWAAAVASSVASAKEAPYAVD is encoded by the coding sequence ATGGATTTAGAAAAAGCGTATGAATTGTTCGAAAAACTTGTAGCGATTAGATTAGCCGAGGAGGCTATAGTCAAGGAATACCCTTCGCAGGAGATTAGGACCCCGGTGCACTTGTATATAGGGCAGGAAGCGGTCGCCGCCGGTGTCTCGATCTGCCTCAATGATAACGACTTTGTTGTTTCAAACCACCGTTCCCACGGCCATTGCTTGGCAAAGGGAATGGACTTAGCGGCATTTTTCAAGGAGTTGTACGGAAAACAGGGCGGCGTTTCAGGAGGGTGGGGCGGGTCAATGCACCTATGCGATATGAACCGGGGGATCGTAGGAACCTCGGCCATAGTTGCGGGAGGTATTCCCATTGCCGCAGGGATTGCGCTTAAGCAGAAAATAAGTAAGCAACCGGGAGTCACCGTGGTTTATTTCGGTGATGGTGCGGTGGATGAAGGGGTCTTCTGGGAAACCTTGAATTTCGCAGCTCTGAAGAAACTCCCAATCCTTTTCGTAATGGAGGATAATGGGTTTGCCTGCCAGACGCCATGGGGAGATAGGCACGCGTACGACGATATCAAACCCATCATTTGCGGGTTTAAGATTCCGGTTCTTGAGGTTGACGGCAACGACCCCGTTATGGTGACGGAAGTAAGTGGCGCCATTTTAGAAAGCATACGCAACGGACAAGGTCCGGCTTTTATTATCTGCAAGACCTTTAGGTGGATGGCACATGTCGGCCCTAACGACGATACCTCCACCGGTTATCGCTCTCCGGAAGAAGTGGATTATTGGAAGAAAAGGTGTCCTATCGAGAGGATGGCGACCTACCTTAACGAGATTGACCCCGAGTTTGCGCCATCGCGGGTGGAGGTTATCAAGGCCCGATGGGCGGCTGCAGTTGCCAGTTCTGTTGCAAGTGCCAAGGAGGCGCCATATGCCGTGGACTAA
- a CDS encoding nucleotidyltransferase domain-containing protein — protein sequence MKTIDPDKIILFGSRSEGRQGPDSDYDLLVLKRGI from the coding sequence GTGAAGACAATAGACCCCGACAAAATAATTCTTTTTGGGTCCAGAAGCGAAGGGCGGCAAGGACCGGACAGTGATTATGATCTTTTGGTGCTAAAGCGAGGAATATGA
- a CDS encoding PfkB family carbohydrate kinase, with protein MAVSNASTPAKMISSEDFAALRETFRKEGRKIVHCHGVFDLLHPGHIAHLEEARSLGDVLVVSVTSAPYVNKGPGRPCFSDELRMHALAALACVDYVLLSKSPTALEILDIVKPDIFVKGQEYADAEKDITGNIDIEIKKINSLGGEVRFTNGIVFSSTQLINQNFPVFPPGAKVFIQDFRSRHSFDDLHRQVDDMKSLRVLVIGDIIIDEYVFCQVQGLMSKDRALSALYEREERYLGGALAVARHVSSFANNVTLCGIVGNEPHIHSQLLNDMSRAMILDLQFEDTYQTVVKRRFIERRGIREQYEKLFSMNYLDMRFIENKVDRRPYYEKLQRLIPNHDLVLVADYGHGLLDKKAMEIVQSEARFLALNCQTNSSNYGTNLVTKYHRADVFTLDEIELRLAFASRVGNVDHLLERLMQHFQGRVGWLTLGSLGSVSIDQNFNMARTPAFTLNVQDTVGAGDAFFALASICACAGVDIEVGSFLGNIAGALAANVLGNSRPVSKPDVLKYASTLLK; from the coding sequence GTGGCAGTATCCAACGCGTCAACTCCGGCAAAAATGATTTCCTCGGAGGACTTCGCCGCATTGCGTGAGACCTTCAGAAAAGAGGGACGCAAGATTGTACATTGCCACGGTGTATTCGACCTTCTTCACCCGGGGCATATCGCTCATCTTGAAGAAGCGAGATCGTTGGGGGATGTTCTGGTAGTCTCGGTAACTTCAGCTCCTTATGTAAACAAAGGTCCCGGGCGTCCCTGCTTTTCCGACGAATTACGGATGCACGCTTTAGCTGCGCTTGCTTGCGTTGACTATGTATTGCTTTCCAAATCTCCGACTGCCCTTGAGATTCTCGACATTGTCAAGCCTGATATTTTCGTAAAAGGCCAAGAATATGCCGATGCGGAGAAAGACATTACAGGGAACATCGATATAGAAATCAAAAAAATCAATTCCTTAGGCGGAGAGGTACGCTTTACCAATGGTATAGTGTTTAGTTCAACCCAACTGATAAACCAGAACTTCCCCGTTTTTCCTCCCGGCGCAAAGGTTTTCATTCAGGATTTTAGATCTCGCCATTCCTTCGATGATCTTCACCGACAGGTCGATGACATGAAGTCGTTACGTGTTCTTGTAATCGGGGATATCATTATCGACGAATATGTTTTCTGTCAGGTACAAGGTTTGATGTCAAAAGACAGGGCACTTTCGGCCCTTTATGAGCGGGAAGAACGTTATCTCGGCGGCGCCCTTGCTGTTGCCCGGCACGTATCCAGCTTTGCTAACAACGTTACCCTGTGCGGGATTGTGGGAAACGAACCTCATATTCACAGTCAGTTACTGAACGACATGAGCAGGGCAATGATACTTGACTTGCAGTTTGAAGATACCTACCAGACCGTGGTTAAAAGGCGGTTTATCGAACGTCGCGGTATCAGGGAGCAGTATGAAAAGTTATTCTCCATGAATTATCTGGATATGCGTTTCATCGAAAATAAGGTTGACCGCAGGCCTTATTACGAGAAGCTGCAACGACTTATCCCCAACCACGACCTTGTCCTTGTTGCGGACTACGGTCACGGCTTGCTGGATAAAAAGGCCATGGAAATCGTCCAATCTGAAGCCAGATTTCTTGCTTTAAACTGCCAGACAAATTCGTCTAATTATGGGACCAACCTTGTTACCAAATACCACCGGGCTGATGTGTTTACGCTCGACGAAATCGAACTTCGGTTGGCTTTTGCGTCCCGAGTGGGAAATGTGGACCATTTACTGGAACGGTTGATGCAGCATTTTCAGGGCCGTGTGGGTTGGCTTACCCTCGGGTCCTTGGGATCAGTGAGTATTGATCAGAATTTTAATATGGCCAGGACACCTGCCTTTACGTTAAACGTGCAGGATACCGTAGGGGCCGGGGATGCCTTCTTTGCTCTTGCCAGCATTTGTGCCTGCGCAGGGGTTGACATCGAGGTGGGATCTTTTTTAGGCAATATTGCGGGAGCCCTGGCAGCGAATGTGTTAGGAAATTCACGGCCTGTAAGTAAGCCGGATGTCCTCAAGTATGCCTCGACGCTTTTAAAATAA
- a CDS encoding GDP-mannose 4,6-dehydratase — protein sequence MGQSITIAVLGANSFSGQDFVDLLLDNPWYKVIGISRSPERSGLFLKYKQRHDLSRYRYFEIDMNQAMPALLELLDAERPEYIVNFAAQSEVAPSWEHPEQWFQTNCVALARLINHLRRREYLRRYLHVSSPEVYGSCFGKVHEDAQINPSTPYAASKAAADMLLSTYAKQFRFPVVTVRSTNVYGARQQLHKIIPRSVIYMKLGKKIELHGGGVSVKSYIHIRDVSRGELAILERGRLGQVYHLSPENGVEVREMVRIIAKRLGYRFQDVTTLVDERPGQDAAYVIDSTRARTDFGWTPQVNLEDGLSEVITWVEDNWREIQEQPLEYQHRT from the coding sequence ATGGGCCAAAGCATAACAATTGCAGTCCTTGGGGCCAACTCTTTTTCAGGCCAGGATTTCGTTGACTTGTTGCTTGACAATCCCTGGTACAAGGTGATTGGTATAAGCCGGTCACCGGAGCGTTCAGGGTTGTTTTTAAAGTATAAACAACGGCATGACTTATCACGCTACCGATATTTTGAGATCGATATGAACCAAGCTATGCCCGCCCTTTTAGAACTTCTTGATGCAGAGCGTCCGGAATACATTGTAAATTTTGCTGCTCAGAGTGAAGTGGCACCCAGTTGGGAGCACCCTGAGCAATGGTTTCAAACTAATTGTGTAGCATTGGCGCGACTGATCAATCACCTGAGACGGCGTGAGTACCTGAGACGGTATCTGCATGTGTCCTCACCGGAGGTATACGGTTCGTGTTTCGGTAAGGTACATGAAGATGCGCAAATAAACCCGAGCACTCCTTATGCGGCGTCTAAAGCTGCGGCGGACATGCTCCTATCAACCTACGCCAAACAGTTTAGATTCCCTGTCGTAACGGTACGCTCAACAAACGTTTATGGCGCTAGGCAACAGTTGCACAAGATCATCCCGCGCTCTGTGATTTACATGAAACTTGGGAAGAAGATCGAACTGCATGGTGGTGGGGTATCCGTAAAATCCTACATTCATATTAGAGACGTTTCCCGTGGGGAATTGGCGATTTTGGAGCGCGGTCGGTTAGGGCAGGTTTATCATCTCTCACCGGAGAACGGGGTTGAAGTGCGCGAAATGGTGCGAATAATTGCGAAGCGGTTGGGGTACCGGTTTCAGGATGTCACCACTCTGGTGGACGAGCGCCCTGGACAGGATGCAGCGTATGTGATTGATTCCACCCGAGCCCGCACCGATTTTGGATGGACACCACAGGTTAACCTGGAAGACGGGTTATCCGAAGTAATAACCTGGGTTGAAGATAATTGGCGGGAGATTCAAGAGCAACCGTTGGAATACCAACACCGGACATAG
- a CDS encoding RNA-binding domain-containing protein, protein MKFFEETEFIEMKKSTSELKEAVISIAAILNKHGAGELYFGIKNDGTPVGQEVSDKTLRDISRSIADHIEPKIYPEITAVKIDNKSCIRVKFEGNETPYFAYGRAYLRVADEDRQLTSKELQRIILAKAQNAIPWDAETPEKNPYSLDEIDEKLLMVYIERANTAGRIDFPFTNKGEILNKLKLMSGNLITNAANALFGSGAIDLQMAIFAGVERLTFIDIKRESGNIFKLIDTAELYIKNMIKWRVKFGKMQREEIPEIPMEAIREAIVNSFAHRDYRIKKSNEVAIFKDRVEVYNPGDFPEGYTPEDFIKGEERSILRNTLIAQILYFSKDIESWGSGLKRIYNLCKENDVKVEFKILKSGFVVVFQRPEFNKDKINSKDTIQNKPLNVGLNDGINVGLNGLKGTQESVLGIIRNHPRITEKEVAEQLGVKSRTIERIIKELREKGLIERKGSKKAGYWEVKNLTRTSGNH, encoded by the coding sequence TTGAAATTTTTTGAAGAAACTGAATTCATAGAAATGAAGAAATCTACATCCGAGTTGAAGGAAGCCGTCATCAGCATAGCAGCCATCCTCAACAAGCACGGCGCCGGAGAACTATATTTCGGCATTAAAAATGACGGCACACCTGTTGGGCAGGAAGTCTCGGATAAGACCCTGCGTGATATCAGCCGCTCCATTGCAGATCATATAGAACCTAAAATTTATCCTGAGATTACTGCCGTCAAGATAGACAACAAGTCCTGCATTCGGGTGAAGTTTGAGGGGAACGAAACGCCGTATTTCGCTTATGGCAGAGCGTACCTGCGTGTAGCCGACGAGGATAGGCAGTTAACCTCCAAGGAACTGCAAAGGATTATCCTTGCCAAAGCTCAAAATGCTATACCATGGGATGCGGAAACACCTGAAAAAAATCCATATTCCCTGGATGAGATAGATGAGAAGCTATTAATGGTTTACATTGAACGGGCCAACACCGCCGGAAGAATTGATTTTCCGTTTACCAACAAGGGGGAGATTCTGAATAAGTTAAAGCTGATGTCGGGAAACTTGATCACTAATGCGGCAAATGCGCTTTTCGGCAGCGGGGCGATTGACCTTCAAATGGCGATTTTTGCCGGCGTTGAAAGGTTGACCTTCATCGATATTAAGCGCGAGAGCGGTAACATTTTCAAACTGATTGATACCGCTGAGTTGTATATCAAGAATATGATCAAGTGGCGGGTAAAATTCGGCAAGATGCAACGGGAGGAAATTCCTGAAATACCTATGGAGGCCATCCGTGAGGCGATTGTCAATTCATTTGCCCATCGGGATTACAGGATAAAGAAGAGTAATGAGGTTGCTATATTTAAAGACCGCGTTGAGGTTTATAATCCCGGCGATTTTCCCGAAGGTTACACTCCGGAAGATTTTATCAAGGGCGAAGAACGTTCTATCCTGCGAAATACGCTGATTGCTCAGATTCTATATTTTTCAAAGGATATTGAAAGCTGGGGCTCAGGGCTGAAAAGGATTTACAACCTTTGTAAGGAAAATGACGTTAAGGTTGAGTTTAAGATATTAAAATCGGGCTTCGTGGTGGTGTTCCAAAGACCGGAGTTTAATAAAGATAAAATCAACAGTAAAGATACTATTCAAAATAAACCGTTAAATGTCGGATTAAATGACGGAATAAATGTCGGATTAAACGGTTTAAAAGGTACCCAAGAAAGCGTGCTGGGCATTATCAGGAACCACCCCAGAATTACAGAAAAGGAAGTTGCAGAACAGCTTGGGGTGAAGTCGAGAACTATTGAACGGATAATCAAGGAATTAAGAGAAAAGGGCTTGATTGAGCGAAAAGGCTCAAAGAAGGCGGGATATTGGGAAGTAAAAAACCTAACCCGGACGAGCGGGAACCATTAG